The Saccopteryx leptura isolate mSacLep1 chromosome 2, mSacLep1_pri_phased_curated, whole genome shotgun sequence genome has a window encoding:
- the NT5M gene encoding 5'(3')-deoxyribonucleotidase, mitochondrial isoform X5, protein MPPERRPARWAVSMATPSWRVPAWARVPRASLCARACALAPRPTALSGPRGSPPGHHHVSRPGPSSAVPGERKREAMIRLGGWCARWPRGAVVPAARRWRWAAGPVGPAGRRALRVLVDMDGVLADFEGGFLRKFRARFPDQPFIALEDRRGFWLSEQYGRLQPGLSFPARPHRFYPSTLHTLNVTSSKRPSLTAAADVSAAPPSHSAHRPGTDVFICTSPIRMYKYCPYEKYAWVEKHFGPDFLEQVVLTRDKTVVSADLLIDDRLDITGKWPAAVVTSESVLWNRNRRDHVVPSYLPL, encoded by the exons ATGCCCCCAGAGAGGCGTCCAGCACGCTGGGCTGTCTCCATGGCCACGCCCTCCTGGCGGGTCCCCGCGTGGGCGCGCGTCCCGCGGGCCTCGCTCTGCGCCCGAGCCTGCGCGCTCGCTCCCCGCCCCACCGCGCTGTCCGGCCCGCGGGGCTCTCCTCCAGGCCACCACCATGTCTCTCGGCCGGGCCCCAGCTCCGCTGTCCCCGGTGAGCGGAAGCGAGAGGCCATGATCCGGCTGGGCGGCTGGTGTGCGCGGTGGCCCCGCGGCGCGGTCGTCCCGGCGGCGCGGCGCTGGAGGTGGGCGGCTGGGCCGGTTGGCCCGGCGGGCAGACGCGCCCTGCGGGTGCTGGTGGACATGGACGGCGTCCTGGCCGACTTCGAAGGCGGCTTCCTCAGGAAGTTCCGCGCTCGCTTCCCCGACCAGCCCTTCATCGCGCTGGAGGACCGGCGCGGCTTCTGGTTGTCCGAGCAGTACGGCCGCCTGCAACCCGGGCTGAGC TTCCCTGCGAGGCCACACCGTTTCTATCCGTCAACTCTCCACACCTTGaatgtcacctcctcaaagaGGCCGTCCCTGACCGCTGCAGCCGACGTGTCCGCTGCCCCTCCTAGTCATTCTGCCCATCGCCCTGG CACTGACGTCTTCATCTGCACGAGCCCCATCAGGATGTACAAGTACTGTCCCTACGAGAAG TATGCCTGGGTAGAGAAACACTTTGGCCCTGACTTCCTGGAGCAGGTTGTGCTGACCAGAGACAAGACCGTGGTCTCTGCCGACCTTCTCATAGATGACCGGCTGGACATCACAGGCAAGTGGCCTGCGGCAG TTGTCACGTCAGAGTCAGTCCTGTGGAACAGGAACAGACGTGACCATGTGGTCCCAAGCTACCTGCCTCTCTAG
- the NT5M gene encoding 5'(3')-deoxyribonucleotidase, mitochondrial isoform X4, whose translation MPPERRPARWAVSMATPSWRVPAWARVPRASLCARACALAPRPTALSGPRGSPPGHHHVSRPGPSSAVPGERKREAMIRLGGWCARWPRGAVVPAARRWRWAAGPVGPAGRRALRVLVDMDGVLADFEGGFLRKFRARFPDQPFIALEDRRGFWLSEQYGRLQPGLSEKANSILESENFFFDLEPLPGAVEAVKQMANLENTDVFICTSPIRMYKYCPYEKYAWVEKHFGPDFLEQVVLTRDKTVVSADLLIDDRLDITGAEPKPSWEHVLFTACHNRHVQLAPPHRRLLSWMDDWKAVLDSKRPR comes from the exons ATGCCCCCAGAGAGGCGTCCAGCACGCTGGGCTGTCTCCATGGCCACGCCCTCCTGGCGGGTCCCCGCGTGGGCGCGCGTCCCGCGGGCCTCGCTCTGCGCCCGAGCCTGCGCGCTCGCTCCCCGCCCCACCGCGCTGTCCGGCCCGCGGGGCTCTCCTCCAGGCCACCACCATGTCTCTCGGCCGGGCCCCAGCTCCGCTGTCCCCGGTGAGCGGAAGCGAGAGGCCATGATCCGGCTGGGCGGCTGGTGTGCGCGGTGGCCCCGCGGCGCGGTCGTCCCGGCGGCGCGGCGCTGGAGGTGGGCGGCTGGGCCGGTTGGCCCGGCGGGCAGACGCGCCCTGCGGGTGCTGGTGGACATGGACGGCGTCCTGGCCGACTTCGAAGGCGGCTTCCTCAGGAAGTTCCGCGCTCGCTTCCCCGACCAGCCCTTCATCGCGCTGGAGGACCGGCGCGGCTTCTGGTTGTCCGAGCAGTACGGCCGCCTGCAACCCGGGCTGAGC GAAAAGGCCAACAGCATATTGGAGTCAgagaatttcttttttgaccTTGAGCCTCTACCGGGGGCCGTGGAAGCTGTGAAGCAGATGGCCAACCTGGAAAA CACTGACGTCTTCATCTGCACGAGCCCCATCAGGATGTACAAGTACTGTCCCTACGAGAAG TATGCCTGGGTAGAGAAACACTTTGGCCCTGACTTCCTGGAGCAGGTTGTGCTGACCAGAGACAAGACCGTGGTCTCTGCCGACCTTCTCATAGATGACCGGCTGGACATCACAG ggGCGGAGCCCAAGCCCAGCTGGGAGCACGTCCTCTTCACCGCCTGCCACAACCGGCACGTGCAGCTCGCGCCGCCCCACCGCCGGCTGCTCTCCTGGATGGACGACTGGAAGGCCGTTCTGGACAGCAAGCGGCCCCGCTGA
- the NT5M gene encoding 5'(3')-deoxyribonucleotidase, mitochondrial isoform X2, with protein sequence MPPERRPARWAVSMATPSWRVPAWARVPRASLCARACALAPRPTALSGPRGSPPGHHHVSRPGPSSAVPGERKREAMIRLGGWCARWPRGAVVPAARRWRWAAGPVGPAGRRALRVLVDMDGVLADFEGGFLRKFRARFPDQPFIALEDRRGFWLSEQYGRLQPGLSFPARPHRFYPSTLHTLNVTSSKRPSLTAAADVSAAPPSHSAHRPGTDVFICTSPIRMYKYCPYEKYAWVEKHFGPDFLEQVVLTRDKTVVSADLLIDDRLDITGAEPKPSWEHVLFTACHNRHVQLAPPHRRLLSWMDDWKAVLDSKRPR encoded by the exons ATGCCCCCAGAGAGGCGTCCAGCACGCTGGGCTGTCTCCATGGCCACGCCCTCCTGGCGGGTCCCCGCGTGGGCGCGCGTCCCGCGGGCCTCGCTCTGCGCCCGAGCCTGCGCGCTCGCTCCCCGCCCCACCGCGCTGTCCGGCCCGCGGGGCTCTCCTCCAGGCCACCACCATGTCTCTCGGCCGGGCCCCAGCTCCGCTGTCCCCGGTGAGCGGAAGCGAGAGGCCATGATCCGGCTGGGCGGCTGGTGTGCGCGGTGGCCCCGCGGCGCGGTCGTCCCGGCGGCGCGGCGCTGGAGGTGGGCGGCTGGGCCGGTTGGCCCGGCGGGCAGACGCGCCCTGCGGGTGCTGGTGGACATGGACGGCGTCCTGGCCGACTTCGAAGGCGGCTTCCTCAGGAAGTTCCGCGCTCGCTTCCCCGACCAGCCCTTCATCGCGCTGGAGGACCGGCGCGGCTTCTGGTTGTCCGAGCAGTACGGCCGCCTGCAACCCGGGCTGAGC TTCCCTGCGAGGCCACACCGTTTCTATCCGTCAACTCTCCACACCTTGaatgtcacctcctcaaagaGGCCGTCCCTGACCGCTGCAGCCGACGTGTCCGCTGCCCCTCCTAGTCATTCTGCCCATCGCCCTGG CACTGACGTCTTCATCTGCACGAGCCCCATCAGGATGTACAAGTACTGTCCCTACGAGAAG TATGCCTGGGTAGAGAAACACTTTGGCCCTGACTTCCTGGAGCAGGTTGTGCTGACCAGAGACAAGACCGTGGTCTCTGCCGACCTTCTCATAGATGACCGGCTGGACATCACAG ggGCGGAGCCCAAGCCCAGCTGGGAGCACGTCCTCTTCACCGCCTGCCACAACCGGCACGTGCAGCTCGCGCCGCCCCACCGCCGGCTGCTCTCCTGGATGGACGACTGGAAGGCCGTTCTGGACAGCAAGCGGCCCCGCTGA
- the NT5M gene encoding 5'(3')-deoxyribonucleotidase, mitochondrial isoform X1 has product MPPERRPARWAVSMATPSWRVPAWARVPRASLCARACALAPRPTALSGPRGSPPGHHHVSRPGPSSAVPGERKREAMIRLGGWCARWPRGAVVPAARRWRWAAGPVGPAGRRALRVLVDMDGVLADFEGGFLRKFRARFPDQPFIALEDRRGFWLSEQYGRLQPGLSFPARPHRFYPSTLHTLNVTSSKRPSLTAAADVSAAPPSHSAHRPGTDVFICTSPIRMYKYCPYEKYAWVEKHFGPDFLEQVVLTRDKTVVSADLLIDDRLDITGKWPAAGAEPKPSWEHVLFTACHNRHVQLAPPHRRLLSWMDDWKAVLDSKRPR; this is encoded by the exons ATGCCCCCAGAGAGGCGTCCAGCACGCTGGGCTGTCTCCATGGCCACGCCCTCCTGGCGGGTCCCCGCGTGGGCGCGCGTCCCGCGGGCCTCGCTCTGCGCCCGAGCCTGCGCGCTCGCTCCCCGCCCCACCGCGCTGTCCGGCCCGCGGGGCTCTCCTCCAGGCCACCACCATGTCTCTCGGCCGGGCCCCAGCTCCGCTGTCCCCGGTGAGCGGAAGCGAGAGGCCATGATCCGGCTGGGCGGCTGGTGTGCGCGGTGGCCCCGCGGCGCGGTCGTCCCGGCGGCGCGGCGCTGGAGGTGGGCGGCTGGGCCGGTTGGCCCGGCGGGCAGACGCGCCCTGCGGGTGCTGGTGGACATGGACGGCGTCCTGGCCGACTTCGAAGGCGGCTTCCTCAGGAAGTTCCGCGCTCGCTTCCCCGACCAGCCCTTCATCGCGCTGGAGGACCGGCGCGGCTTCTGGTTGTCCGAGCAGTACGGCCGCCTGCAACCCGGGCTGAGC TTCCCTGCGAGGCCACACCGTTTCTATCCGTCAACTCTCCACACCTTGaatgtcacctcctcaaagaGGCCGTCCCTGACCGCTGCAGCCGACGTGTCCGCTGCCCCTCCTAGTCATTCTGCCCATCGCCCTGG CACTGACGTCTTCATCTGCACGAGCCCCATCAGGATGTACAAGTACTGTCCCTACGAGAAG TATGCCTGGGTAGAGAAACACTTTGGCCCTGACTTCCTGGAGCAGGTTGTGCTGACCAGAGACAAGACCGTGGTCTCTGCCGACCTTCTCATAGATGACCGGCTGGACATCACAGGCAAGTGGCCTGCGGCAG ggGCGGAGCCCAAGCCCAGCTGGGAGCACGTCCTCTTCACCGCCTGCCACAACCGGCACGTGCAGCTCGCGCCGCCCCACCGCCGGCTGCTCTCCTGGATGGACGACTGGAAGGCCGTTCTGGACAGCAAGCGGCCCCGCTGA
- the NT5M gene encoding 5'(3')-deoxyribonucleotidase, mitochondrial isoform X3, protein MPPERRPARWAVSMATPSWRVPAWARVPRASLCARACALAPRPTALSGPRGSPPGHHHVSRPGPSSAVPGERKREAMIRLGGWCARWPRGAVVPAARRWRWAAGPVGPAGRRALRVLVDMDGVLADFEGGFLRKFRARFPDQPFIALEDRRGFWLSEQYGRLQPGLSEKANSILESENFFFDLEPLPGAVEAVKQMANLENTDVFICTSPIRMYKYCPYEKYAWVEKHFGPDFLEQVVLTRDKTVVSADLLIDDRLDITGKWPAAGAEPKPSWEHVLFTACHNRHVQLAPPHRRLLSWMDDWKAVLDSKRPR, encoded by the exons ATGCCCCCAGAGAGGCGTCCAGCACGCTGGGCTGTCTCCATGGCCACGCCCTCCTGGCGGGTCCCCGCGTGGGCGCGCGTCCCGCGGGCCTCGCTCTGCGCCCGAGCCTGCGCGCTCGCTCCCCGCCCCACCGCGCTGTCCGGCCCGCGGGGCTCTCCTCCAGGCCACCACCATGTCTCTCGGCCGGGCCCCAGCTCCGCTGTCCCCGGTGAGCGGAAGCGAGAGGCCATGATCCGGCTGGGCGGCTGGTGTGCGCGGTGGCCCCGCGGCGCGGTCGTCCCGGCGGCGCGGCGCTGGAGGTGGGCGGCTGGGCCGGTTGGCCCGGCGGGCAGACGCGCCCTGCGGGTGCTGGTGGACATGGACGGCGTCCTGGCCGACTTCGAAGGCGGCTTCCTCAGGAAGTTCCGCGCTCGCTTCCCCGACCAGCCCTTCATCGCGCTGGAGGACCGGCGCGGCTTCTGGTTGTCCGAGCAGTACGGCCGCCTGCAACCCGGGCTGAGC GAAAAGGCCAACAGCATATTGGAGTCAgagaatttcttttttgaccTTGAGCCTCTACCGGGGGCCGTGGAAGCTGTGAAGCAGATGGCCAACCTGGAAAA CACTGACGTCTTCATCTGCACGAGCCCCATCAGGATGTACAAGTACTGTCCCTACGAGAAG TATGCCTGGGTAGAGAAACACTTTGGCCCTGACTTCCTGGAGCAGGTTGTGCTGACCAGAGACAAGACCGTGGTCTCTGCCGACCTTCTCATAGATGACCGGCTGGACATCACAGGCAAGTGGCCTGCGGCAG ggGCGGAGCCCAAGCCCAGCTGGGAGCACGTCCTCTTCACCGCCTGCCACAACCGGCACGTGCAGCTCGCGCCGCCCCACCGCCGGCTGCTCTCCTGGATGGACGACTGGAAGGCCGTTCTGGACAGCAAGCGGCCCCGCTGA